Proteins from a single region of Synechococcus sp. WH 8109:
- a CDS encoding glycosyltransferase family 2 protein → MLSLSMIVRDEEARLGECLRSVQGFADEMVVVDTGSTDATVAIAEAAGARVEQIPWPGDFAPARNQALEFLNGDWVLVLDADEQLRPEAIPALKALMAQPDVLVINLLRYEVGAAMAPYSSVSRLFRRHHLIEWSRPYHSMIDDSVRTVLDAEPQWRIADCSEPAILHDGYRPEMLAGSDKADRLRQAMEADLQERPGDPYASAKLGGLLISEGKNEDAIPLLENGLKQCGSAGAERYELLLHLGLALTPSDPDKAVNCYRQALEIPLNTRVSLGARLNLAARLMDQGNLEEAISLTQTAAHRAPEVALAWYNLGLMQRRRGDLAAALEAYGRALALDPNNAECHQNNAVAQLLGGNIDAARTSFIRAINLLQAQGNADAAKQLRERVEGVVKLDGEAVA, encoded by the coding sequence ATGCTCAGCCTCTCGATGATCGTGCGCGATGAAGAGGCGCGTCTCGGGGAGTGCCTGCGCTCCGTGCAGGGCTTCGCCGACGAGATGGTGGTGGTGGACACGGGCTCCACCGATGCGACGGTGGCCATCGCCGAAGCTGCTGGAGCCCGGGTTGAGCAGATCCCCTGGCCGGGTGACTTCGCCCCAGCCCGAAACCAGGCCTTGGAGTTTCTCAACGGGGACTGGGTGCTGGTGCTGGATGCAGACGAGCAGCTTCGTCCTGAGGCCATCCCCGCACTCAAAGCCCTGATGGCCCAGCCCGATGTGCTGGTGATCAACCTGCTGCGCTACGAGGTAGGGGCTGCCATGGCTCCCTATTCCAGCGTCAGTCGTCTATTCCGCCGCCACCACTTGATCGAGTGGAGCCGGCCATACCACTCGATGATCGACGACAGCGTTCGTACCGTGCTGGACGCCGAACCTCAATGGCGCATCGCCGATTGCAGTGAGCCGGCAATCCTCCATGACGGCTACCGACCGGAAATGCTGGCGGGCAGCGACAAGGCCGATCGGTTGCGGCAGGCTATGGAAGCTGATCTGCAGGAGCGTCCCGGTGATCCCTACGCCAGCGCCAAGCTCGGGGGGCTGTTGATCAGTGAGGGCAAGAACGAAGACGCCATTCCCCTGCTGGAAAACGGCCTGAAGCAGTGCGGTTCAGCCGGTGCCGAACGGTATGAACTGCTGCTGCACCTGGGATTGGCCCTGACCCCCAGTGATCCCGACAAGGCGGTGAACTGCTATCGGCAAGCCCTCGAGATTCCCCTGAACACACGGGTGAGTCTTGGAGCCCGCCTCAACCTGGCAGCTCGATTGATGGACCAGGGCAACCTGGAGGAAGCGATCAGCCTCACCCAAACCGCCGCCCACCGGGCACCGGAAGTGGCCCTCGCCTGGTACAACCTTGGGCTAATGCAACGCCGGCGAGGCGACCTCGCCGCGGCCCTGGAGGCCTACGGGCGCGCCCTCGCCCTGGATCCCAACAACGCTGAGTGCCATCAGAACAATGCCGTGGCCCAGTTATTGGGCGGCAACATCGACGCCGCTCGTACCAGCTTCATCCGCGCCATCAACCTGCTTCAAGCTCAGGGAAACGCTGACGCTGCTAAGCAGCTGCGCGAAAGGGTGGAGGGGGTGGTGAAACTGGACGGGGAGGCTGTCGCTTGA
- a CDS encoding cupin domain-containing protein has product MKRAIALGIISLFVSACSPNKLTEPGVTSGKPVINEIFKASKTLEGTFLKYPDGKAEMRLYRVEIPVGGKIPLHKHPAPMMVYVQGVNSGSLRNTRVMSDGSEIKTTFKPGQAFLKGVDTPHYSENVGNKPTILWVTVASVEDIPTTVFLD; this is encoded by the coding sequence ATGAAGCGCGCAATTGCACTTGGGATAATTTCTTTGTTTGTGTCTGCTTGCAGTCCGAATAAACTCACTGAGCCTGGAGTAACTTCAGGGAAGCCTGTAATTAATGAGATTTTCAAGGCGTCTAAAACGCTTGAGGGAACTTTTCTCAAATATCCTGATGGCAAAGCCGAGATGCGTCTTTATCGAGTTGAAATTCCAGTTGGTGGAAAGATTCCGCTGCACAAGCATCCAGCTCCAATGATGGTTTATGTGCAAGGAGTGAACTCTGGCTCATTGAGGAATACTCGAGTAATGTCCGATGGAAGCGAAATCAAAACTACTTTCAAGCCCGGCCAAGCCTTTTTAAAAGGAGTTGATACGCCTCATTACAGTGAGAACGTTGGCAACAAGCCGACTATCCTTTGGGTTACAGTAGCCTCTGTAGAAGACATTCCAACAACAGTTTTCCTCGACTGA
- a CDS encoding iron-sulfur cluster assembly accessory protein, producing MTSTPDTAPAHTAKDGKGILITEPAMQQLAKLCGEQGVNQVLRVGVRSGGCSGMSYTMDFVPASDTLDDDETYEYMAADGQSFRVICDPKSLLYIYGMQLDFSTALIGGGFNFTNPNASQTCGCGSSFAV from the coding sequence ATGACTTCCACCCCCGATACCGCGCCGGCCCATACCGCCAAAGACGGCAAGGGCATCCTGATCACCGAACCGGCGATGCAGCAGCTGGCAAAGCTTTGTGGCGAACAGGGTGTGAACCAGGTGCTGCGCGTCGGGGTGCGGTCCGGGGGTTGCAGCGGCATGAGCTACACGATGGATTTTGTACCCGCCTCAGACACCCTCGACGACGACGAGACCTACGAGTACATGGCGGCTGATGGTCAGAGCTTCCGGGTGATCTGTGATCCAAAAAGCCTGCTCTACATCTACGGAATGCAGCTTGACTTCAGCACTGCTCTGATTGGTGGTGGCTTCAACTTCACCAACCCCAACGCCAGCCAGACCTGTGGCTGCGGCAGCTCCTTCGCCGTGTGA
- a CDS encoding SRPBCC family protein produces MGRWLEHTVTSEVQAPAAKVWEVWSDLEAMPRWMRWIESVTPLEDPDLTDWTLAAQGFRFSWKARITQRVEAQQLHWESVGGLPTKGAVRFYPEADDRTVVKLSVTYELPRVLAPLMEPSILGGIVTKELQANLDRFRDLVEAGG; encoded by the coding sequence ATGGGACGCTGGCTGGAACACACGGTCACCTCCGAGGTGCAGGCTCCGGCCGCCAAGGTCTGGGAGGTCTGGAGTGATCTCGAGGCGATGCCCCGTTGGATGCGCTGGATTGAGTCGGTCACGCCCTTGGAGGATCCCGATCTCACCGATTGGACCCTGGCGGCTCAGGGCTTTCGCTTCAGCTGGAAGGCTCGGATCACCCAGCGGGTTGAAGCCCAACAACTTCACTGGGAATCAGTGGGTGGCCTGCCCACCAAGGGTGCCGTGCGCTTTTATCCCGAAGCCGACGACCGCACTGTGGTCAAGTTGAGCGTGACCTACGAATTGCCGCGGGTCTTGGCACCGCTCATGGAACCCAGCATCCTGGGGGGCATCGTGACCAAGGAGCTCCAGGCGAATCTTGACCGTTTCCGTGACCTGGTGGAAGCAGGCGGCTAA
- a CDS encoding uroporphyrinogen-III synthase: MSQALQSRTVVVTRAADQQGAARQLLEQRGATVLDLPALVIGPPDHWGPLDDALEDLESFHWLVFSSANGVQAVEQRLQRLGRCLARRPASLKIAAVGRKTAQVLDDLGAAADFVPPSFVADSLIDHFPVSGWGLKMLLPRVQSGGRTLLADAFGEAGVRVVEVAAYESGCPATMPEPTATALEEGEVDAIAFSSGKTAEHTAQLLEQRFGPGWAERLEGVKVVSIGPQTSRSCRQCFGRVDAEADPHDLEGLAEACAQAIQKGS; encoded by the coding sequence TTGAGCCAGGCCTTGCAAAGCCGAACGGTGGTCGTCACTCGCGCGGCCGACCAGCAAGGAGCCGCGCGCCAGCTGCTGGAGCAGCGGGGTGCGACGGTGCTGGATCTCCCCGCCCTGGTGATCGGACCACCCGACCACTGGGGTCCTCTCGATGACGCCCTCGAGGACTTGGAGAGCTTTCACTGGCTGGTGTTCTCCAGTGCCAATGGAGTGCAGGCCGTGGAACAGCGGCTGCAACGCCTTGGTCGTTGCCTGGCCAGACGCCCCGCCAGCCTCAAGATTGCCGCGGTGGGCCGCAAAACGGCGCAGGTGCTGGACGACCTGGGGGCGGCCGCTGATTTCGTGCCTCCTAGCTTCGTGGCCGACAGCTTGATCGATCACTTCCCGGTGTCGGGCTGGGGTCTCAAGATGCTCCTTCCACGGGTGCAGAGCGGTGGTCGCACCCTGCTGGCGGACGCCTTCGGTGAAGCCGGGGTGCGGGTTGTGGAAGTGGCGGCCTATGAGTCCGGCTGCCCCGCCACGATGCCGGAGCCAACAGCGACCGCCCTGGAGGAAGGTGAAGTTGATGCCATCGCCTTCAGCAGCGGCAAGACAGCGGAGCACACCGCGCAGCTGCTGGAACAGCGCTTCGGCCCAGGCTGGGCTGAACGGTTGGAGGGGGTGAAGGTGGTTTCAATCGGCCCCCAGACCAGCCGCAGCTGCCGCCAATGCTTCGGCCGGGTGGATGCGGAGGCCGACCCCCACGATCTCGAAGGGTTAGCCGAAGCCTGCGCTCAGGCGATACAGAAGGGATCCTGA
- the rbfA gene encoding 30S ribosome-binding factor RbfA: MAQGRRVERVAALIRKEVSQLMINGIRDERVHQGMVSITEVEVSGDLQHCKIFVSVFGEAQERDQVLEGLEAASGFLRGELGRRLQMRRAPEVVFQLDRGLERGTSVLGLLNRLEDERQQRGEIPPGSDEELGSDEQPAG, from the coding sequence ATGGCACAGGGGCGTCGAGTGGAGCGGGTGGCCGCCCTGATCCGCAAAGAAGTCAGTCAGCTGATGATCAACGGCATCCGTGATGAACGGGTGCACCAGGGCATGGTGAGCATCACCGAAGTGGAGGTGTCAGGCGATCTGCAGCACTGCAAGATCTTCGTGAGTGTGTTTGGAGAAGCCCAGGAGCGCGACCAGGTGCTCGAGGGACTTGAGGCCGCCAGCGGATTCCTGCGGGGAGAACTGGGGCGGCGGCTGCAGATGCGACGCGCCCCCGAAGTGGTGTTCCAGCTGGATCGGGGTCTGGAACGCGGCACCTCCGTGCTGGGCCTGCTGAATCGCCTCGAAGACGAACGGCAGCAGCGGGGCGAGATTCCACCGGGCAGCGATGAAGAGCTAGGCAGCGATGAACAGCCGGCCGGCTAA
- a CDS encoding lipid-A-disaccharide synthase-related protein, which yields MARILLLSNGHGEDLSGALLAQELQQQGHNVQALPLVGLGSAYQKAGVPLLGRSHEFSTGGIGYTSLRGRLTEIAQGQVLYLLRRLMRLMRCRRRFDLILVVGDVIPVIAAWLSQCPVATYLVAYSSHYEGTLRLPWPCAALLKSQRFKAVYSRDQRTAEDLSRQLQRPVTFLGNPFMDSVLTAATPPTSSTPRIGLLPGSRRPELEQNLQLLLRLIELLPSTVRCNVDLALVPSLDENSLRGLSERCGWHLENGVLEREGARAINVRRGAFRAVLQHSDLVIGMAGTAIEQAVGLAKPVLQVPGQGPQFTAAFAEAQRRLLGPTVFCADGESGSREALEGTAELAMALLARARRDPDLQQQCQEEAKWRLGDAGGSPRMAAAICALLS from the coding sequence ATGGCACGCATCCTGCTGCTAAGCAATGGCCACGGCGAAGACCTCTCAGGCGCCTTGCTGGCCCAGGAGCTTCAACAGCAGGGCCACAACGTACAGGCGCTCCCGCTGGTGGGCCTTGGCAGCGCCTATCAAAAAGCCGGGGTGCCATTGCTGGGACGCAGCCATGAATTCAGCACAGGCGGCATTGGCTACACCAGCCTTCGTGGGCGCCTCACCGAGATCGCCCAAGGGCAAGTGCTGTATCTGCTCCGACGCCTGATGCGTCTGATGCGGTGCCGGCGTCGCTTTGATCTGATCTTGGTGGTGGGGGATGTGATCCCTGTGATCGCGGCATGGCTAAGCCAATGCCCTGTGGCGACCTATCTGGTGGCCTACTCCAGCCACTACGAAGGGACGCTGCGCCTGCCCTGGCCCTGCGCCGCACTGTTGAAAAGCCAGCGGTTCAAAGCGGTGTACAGCCGCGATCAACGCACCGCCGAAGACCTCAGCAGACAACTGCAACGGCCGGTGACCTTCCTGGGCAATCCATTCATGGATTCGGTGCTCACAGCGGCCACCCCGCCGACCAGCAGCACGCCACGCATCGGTCTGCTGCCCGGCAGCCGCCGACCGGAACTGGAACAGAACCTGCAGCTGTTGCTGCGGCTGATCGAGCTGCTTCCCAGCACAGTTCGCTGCAACGTGGATCTGGCCCTGGTGCCCAGCCTCGATGAAAACAGCTTGCGGGGGCTGAGCGAACGATGCGGTTGGCACTTGGAGAACGGCGTGCTGGAACGTGAGGGAGCCCGGGCGATCAACGTCCGCCGCGGGGCTTTCCGTGCCGTGCTGCAGCACAGCGATCTAGTGATCGGCATGGCAGGTACCGCCATCGAGCAGGCCGTTGGCCTGGCCAAACCGGTGCTGCAGGTGCCGGGCCAGGGGCCTCAATTCACAGCAGCATTCGCTGAAGCCCAACGGCGCCTGCTCGGGCCGACGGTGTTCTGCGCCGATGGGGAGAGTGGCAGCCGTGAGGCTTTGGAGGGAACAGCGGAGCTAGCCATGGCTCTGCTTGCTCGTGCACGGCGGGATCCCGACTTGCAACAGCAATGCCAAGAAGAGGCCAAATGGCGCCTCGGGGACGCTGGTGGAAGCCCGAGAATGGCTGCAGCCATTTGCGCACTGCTTTCATGA
- a CDS encoding glycoside hydrolase family 3 N-terminal domain-containing protein, which yields MNSRPANNLRRQVAELLVVRASGHLSDQQRRYLQWELPNSELQRLLREGVGGVILLGGSAVELQQRIQQLQGWSEQRLLVCADVEEGVGQRFEGASWLVPPLALGRLHQREPELALDLSERYGRCTGEQARRCGLNWVLGPVCDVNNNPANPVINVRAWGEDPNTASALAVAFQQGLKQAGVLGCAKHFPGHGDTTNDSHLDLPVLPHSRERLEQIELAPFRAAIAAGVESVMTAHLVLPKLDPQQPATLSNAVLTDLLRRQMGFKGLVVTDALVMESISARHGAAEAAVLAFEAGADLILMPADADAAIDGLCDGFSSGRLCLARLDESLQRRSHALASIPTSAASGSIVSADEQALEAELVRHSITVGEAKLLPQAGINLVRVDAMVPSAAALSGWSPALRIPEAQGFRSIVLHGEGLSPWSGQPDAPLAMDRLGDGAVLLQLFLRGNPFRAGRDAQEPWTAAIQQLIALNRLAGVVVYGSPYLWDSLKPILPSSCPAAYSAGQMQEAQHQVLTALFPTPTPTGNSGAFTD from the coding sequence ATGAACAGCCGGCCGGCTAACAACCTGCGGCGCCAGGTAGCGGAACTGCTGGTGGTGCGGGCCAGTGGTCATCTGAGCGACCAGCAGCGTCGCTACCTGCAGTGGGAGCTTCCAAACAGCGAACTGCAGCGCCTGCTGCGGGAAGGTGTTGGTGGCGTGATCCTGCTGGGGGGCAGCGCTGTTGAGCTGCAACAACGCATCCAGCAACTTCAGGGCTGGAGTGAGCAGCGGTTGCTGGTCTGCGCGGACGTTGAAGAGGGCGTTGGCCAGCGCTTCGAAGGGGCCAGCTGGCTGGTGCCGCCCCTGGCCCTCGGGCGACTCCACCAGCGGGAGCCAGAGTTGGCCCTGGATTTGAGTGAGCGCTATGGCCGCTGCACCGGCGAACAGGCCCGCCGCTGTGGCCTGAACTGGGTGCTGGGGCCGGTGTGCGACGTCAACAACAACCCCGCCAACCCGGTGATCAATGTGCGGGCCTGGGGCGAAGATCCCAACACTGCCAGCGCCCTTGCTGTAGCGTTCCAGCAGGGGCTGAAGCAAGCGGGGGTGCTCGGATGCGCCAAGCACTTTCCCGGCCACGGCGACACCACGAACGACTCACATCTGGACCTGCCGGTGCTGCCCCACAGCCGCGAACGGCTGGAGCAGATCGAACTGGCGCCCTTTCGGGCCGCCATTGCCGCCGGTGTGGAGAGCGTGATGACGGCCCATCTGGTGCTGCCGAAACTGGATCCGCAGCAGCCCGCCACCCTCTCCAACGCCGTGCTCACCGATCTGCTGCGGCGCCAGATGGGTTTCAAAGGGCTTGTGGTGACCGATGCCCTTGTGATGGAATCGATCAGCGCACGGCACGGCGCCGCCGAAGCAGCTGTGCTGGCCTTTGAAGCCGGGGCCGACCTGATCCTGATGCCGGCGGATGCGGATGCCGCCATCGATGGTCTCTGCGACGGTTTCAGCAGTGGAAGGCTGTGCCTCGCGAGGTTGGACGAGAGCCTGCAGCGCCGGTCCCATGCGCTGGCATCGATCCCCACCAGCGCAGCTTCAGGTTCGATCGTCAGCGCAGACGAGCAAGCCCTTGAGGCTGAGCTGGTGCGTCACAGCATCACGGTCGGCGAGGCAAAACTTCTCCCGCAAGCAGGAATCAACCTGGTGCGCGTGGATGCCATGGTGCCGAGCGCAGCCGCCCTGAGCGGCTGGTCCCCGGCCCTGCGCATTCCTGAAGCACAAGGGTTTCGCTCGATAGTGCTACATGGCGAAGGGCTATCGCCCTGGAGCGGCCAACCGGACGCGCCCCTGGCGATGGACCGCCTCGGCGATGGAGCGGTGCTCCTTCAGCTGTTCCTGCGGGGCAACCCCTTCCGCGCCGGACGGGATGCTCAAGAACCCTGGACCGCAGCGATCCAGCAACTGATTGCCCTCAACCGGCTGGCCGGGGTCGTGGTCTACGGCAGCCCTTACCTCTGGGACAGCCTGAAGCCCATTCTGCCCAGCAGCTGCCCTGCCGCCTATTCCGCCGGCCAGATGCAGGAAGCCCAACACCAGGTACTCACCGCGCTGTTCCCCACCCCGACGCCGACGGGCAACAGCGGTGCATTCACCGACTGA
- a CDS encoding ParA family protein has product MFITVFGQKGGVAKTCSSVHIAASWSNQQKRVVLVDADRNRSATAYGARGLLPCPIVPIEAAAKATRSAEVVVTDGQASTNEEEMKNLVEGADFILLPTTTQSRSIELTIEMAQTINKYKIPYAALLVKVDSRKESAAINAKEYLEGFDIKVLDAQIPLLSAFEQAETEGVTVDRAIDRRGRANPRRMAGWSAYCSACKEIEDLYEEHKKLNPIESPIGWDFTPIEQRIAA; this is encoded by the coding sequence ATGTTCATCACTGTTTTTGGCCAGAAAGGTGGTGTTGCCAAAACATGTAGCAGCGTTCACATAGCAGCAAGCTGGAGCAATCAGCAAAAACGGGTCGTCCTGGTAGATGCAGACCGCAACAGATCAGCCACTGCCTACGGGGCCAGAGGGCTCTTGCCCTGCCCAATTGTGCCGATTGAAGCAGCAGCAAAAGCCACTCGATCAGCAGAGGTAGTTGTTACAGACGGACAAGCAAGCACCAACGAAGAAGAGATGAAAAATTTGGTAGAAGGTGCCGACTTTATTTTGCTACCTACCACTACACAAAGCAGGTCAATTGAATTAACAATTGAGATGGCGCAGACAATAAACAAATACAAAATCCCGTATGCAGCACTTCTTGTAAAAGTTGACTCACGCAAAGAATCTGCCGCTATAAATGCCAAAGAATATCTTGAAGGATTCGACATCAAGGTTCTCGACGCACAAATTCCATTGCTAAGCGCATTTGAACAAGCCGAAACAGAAGGAGTTACTGTTGACCGAGCGATTGACCGGCGCGGGCGAGCTAATCCACGCCGAATGGCTGGATGGTCTGCTTACTGCTCGGCATGCAAAGAGATAGAAGATCTGTACGAAGAGCACAAAAAACTGAATCCAATTGAGTCCCCTATTGGATGGGACTTCACACCTATTGAGCAGCGTATCGCCGCTTGA
- the zds gene encoding 9,9'-di-cis-zeta-carotene desaturase, with amino-acid sequence MRVAIVGSGLAGLSAAVDLVDAGHEVNLYEARPFMGGKVGSWVDEGGNHIEMGLHVFFFNYANLFALMRKVGAFENLLPKQHTHLFVNKGGDLRELDFRFPIGAPFNGLKAFFTTPQLSWIDKLRNALALGTSPIVRGLVDYEGAMRTIRALDSVSFQDWFVGHGGSPESIRRMWNPIAYALGFIDCEAISARCMLTIFMMFAAKTEASKLNLLKGSPHRWLTGPILDYIQHRGGKLHLRHRVKRVDYSEGESPEITGLQLGTPEGEIRVEADAYLAACDVPGIQKLLPEAWNRYPQFKAIHQLEAVPVATVQLRYDGWVTELGDAQEDQRRDVETPTGLNNLLYTADADFSCFADLALASPEDYRKEGEGSLLQCVLTPGDPWIPKSVDEIVAHTDRQVRELFPSARNLKLTWSNVVKLAQSLYREAPGMEPYRPEQRTPIRNFFLAGSYTRQDYIDSMEGATMSGHLAAAAILDQPVKLATNAAVA; translated from the coding sequence GTGCGGGTCGCGATCGTTGGTTCCGGCCTCGCCGGTCTTTCCGCTGCAGTGGACCTCGTGGATGCAGGCCATGAGGTGAATCTCTACGAAGCCCGTCCCTTCATGGGCGGCAAGGTGGGCAGCTGGGTGGATGAGGGCGGTAACCACATCGAGATGGGGTTGCACGTCTTCTTCTTCAACTACGCCAACCTCTTTGCTCTGATGCGCAAGGTGGGAGCGTTCGAGAACCTTCTGCCGAAGCAGCACACGCACCTGTTCGTGAACAAGGGGGGCGATTTGCGGGAGCTGGATTTCCGCTTCCCCATAGGCGCACCCTTCAACGGCCTCAAGGCGTTCTTCACCACACCGCAGCTCAGCTGGATCGACAAGCTGCGCAACGCCCTGGCACTGGGTACCAGTCCGATCGTGCGGGGTCTGGTGGATTACGAGGGGGCGATGCGCACCATCCGAGCTCTTGATTCCGTCAGTTTCCAGGATTGGTTTGTGGGCCACGGCGGCAGCCCTGAAAGCATCCGGCGGATGTGGAATCCCATTGCCTACGCCCTGGGCTTCATCGACTGCGAGGCCATCTCCGCCCGCTGCATGCTCACCATCTTCATGATGTTTGCGGCCAAGACGGAAGCCTCCAAGCTCAATCTGCTGAAGGGATCACCCCACCGCTGGCTCACGGGTCCAATCCTCGATTACATCCAGCATCGTGGTGGCAAGTTGCATCTGCGTCACCGGGTGAAGCGGGTGGACTACAGCGAGGGTGAATCCCCTGAGATTACTGGCCTGCAGCTGGGAACGCCCGAAGGAGAAATTCGTGTTGAGGCTGACGCCTATCTGGCCGCCTGTGATGTGCCCGGGATTCAGAAACTGCTGCCCGAGGCCTGGAACCGTTACCCCCAGTTCAAGGCGATTCATCAGTTGGAGGCCGTACCCGTGGCCACCGTTCAGCTCCGCTACGACGGCTGGGTGACCGAGCTGGGAGATGCCCAGGAAGACCAGCGCCGAGATGTGGAGACACCCACAGGGCTTAATAACCTGCTGTACACGGCTGATGCCGATTTCAGCTGTTTTGCCGATCTGGCCCTGGCCAGTCCTGAGGACTACCGCAAGGAGGGAGAGGGCTCCCTGCTCCAATGCGTGCTCACCCCTGGTGATCCCTGGATTCCCAAGTCGGTGGATGAGATCGTGGCCCACACCGACCGACAGGTGCGCGAACTGTTCCCCTCGGCCCGCAACCTCAAGCTCACCTGGAGCAACGTAGTGAAACTGGCTCAGTCGTTGTACCGAGAAGCCCCGGGGATGGAGCCCTACCGCCCGGAGCAGCGCACGCCGATCCGTAATTTCTTCCTGGCCGGCAGTTACACCCGTCAGGATTACATCGATTCGATGGAGGGGGCCACGATGAGCGGTCATCTGGCGGCGGCGGCCATCCTTGATCAGCCGGTGAAGCTGGCCACCAACGCGGCGGTGGCCTGA
- a CDS encoding DUF1651 domain-containing protein, whose amino-acid sequence MGFIQDPATKETKRFHRDEKSWVRGPKVFVDTGIPIPGEPTLLKTRVHLRRDAAEQPWKELHRVGWQQVEPCWGASAEP is encoded by the coding sequence GTGGGCTTCATCCAGGACCCGGCCACCAAAGAAACCAAGCGGTTCCATCGGGACGAGAAGAGCTGGGTCAGAGGCCCGAAGGTCTTTGTCGACACGGGGATACCGATACCGGGAGAACCAACACTCCTCAAGACGCGTGTGCACCTACGTCGGGACGCTGCAGAGCAGCCCTGGAAGGAGTTGCATCGCGTTGGCTGGCAACAGGTGGAGCCTTGTTGGGGAGCGTCTGCTGAACCGTAG
- a CDS encoding glutathione S-transferase family protein encodes MLELHQFRHSAFCLKVRMVLQAKGLSFRTVEVPPGVGQVAVFRLSGQRQVPVLVDGDQVIADSSAIALHLDQREPDPALIPADPRQAAQVHLLEDWADTTLAMAGRSSLVQAAALDPELRVALLPDDLPDPVRSVMGVIPGGWVSNITELVNQKERTELLASLEQLATSVQTSPWLVGDGMTLADIAIAAQLSLLRFPSSAGSALAGKGVPGLSDHPKLQPLFQWRDQIELKLMERTLEEV; translated from the coding sequence ATGTTGGAGCTGCATCAATTCCGCCATTCCGCGTTTTGCCTCAAAGTGAGGATGGTGCTGCAGGCCAAGGGGCTGAGTTTCCGCACCGTCGAGGTGCCCCCCGGTGTCGGCCAGGTGGCCGTGTTCCGGCTGTCCGGCCAACGGCAGGTCCCAGTATTGGTGGATGGGGATCAAGTCATTGCCGACTCCAGCGCCATTGCGCTGCACCTGGATCAGCGAGAGCCTGACCCTGCCCTGATTCCCGCCGATCCGCGCCAGGCCGCCCAGGTGCATCTGCTGGAGGACTGGGCCGACACCACCCTGGCCATGGCGGGCCGCTCATCTCTGGTGCAGGCCGCGGCACTGGACCCCGAGCTGCGGGTGGCCCTGCTGCCCGACGATCTGCCCGACCCCGTGCGTTCGGTGATGGGTGTGATCCCTGGCGGTTGGGTCAGCAACATCACTGAACTGGTCAACCAGAAGGAGCGCACCGAGCTGCTGGCCAGCCTGGAGCAGCTGGCCACATCTGTGCAGACCAGCCCATGGTTGGTGGGCGACGGCATGACCCTGGCTGACATCGCCATTGCCGCTCAGTTGTCGCTGCTTCGCTTCCCCTCCTCTGCGGGTTCGGCCTTGGCCGGTAAGGGCGTGCCTGGGTTGAGCGATCACCCCAAACTGCAGCCTCTGTTCCAGTGGCGCGACCAAATCGAACTTAAATTGATGGAGCGGACCCTGGAAGAGGTGTGA
- a CDS encoding DUF751 family protein: MREFFLNVSRYPRYLIAFTLGVMNSVAEPLAARRSNPVTAVALIGALISGGISLTLVLRAMVNSAPMA; the protein is encoded by the coding sequence ATGAGAGAGTTTTTTCTCAACGTCTCCCGTTACCCCCGTTACTTGATCGCCTTCACCCTCGGGGTAATGAACTCCGTCGCCGAACCCCTGGCAGCACGCCGGAGCAATCCCGTCACGGCCGTGGCCTTGATCGGCGCCTTGATCAGCGGTGGAATCAGCCTCACCTTGGTGCTGCGTGCCATGGTGAATTCAGCACCGATGGCGTGA